One Bacillus sp. 1780r2a1 DNA segment encodes these proteins:
- a CDS encoding SAM-dependent methyltransferase → MEELLKFKHKLLDFSGKFNYWASQYDSTDQHCEELEKLINEYTAFIIDESNREKWFLLQVEDINEELLTELQQISARCVAIMEKYRALQLLGGQSNITDYFKNIESCIEEEFGNFQVKPTSKVLLVGSGAFPMTPLLIAKKTGAEVIGIDIDDEAIELGGEVLRILGDGLNVRVQNSQLDQLECLKDITHVIFSSTVKEKYDLLDQLYNLTRDEITIAMRYGNDLKSLFNYPLKEVNSEKWMLVEQVLRPNQVFDIALYQKQRKGEAVEVV, encoded by the coding sequence GTGGAAGAACTATTAAAGTTTAAACATAAGCTACTGGACTTTTCAGGTAAGTTTAATTATTGGGCTTCACAATACGACAGTACCGATCAGCATTGTGAAGAGCTAGAGAAATTAATTAACGAATATACAGCATTTATTATTGATGAATCTAACAGAGAGAAGTGGTTCTTACTTCAGGTAGAAGACATCAATGAGGAACTACTTACAGAACTACAGCAGATTTCGGCTCGTTGCGTAGCGATTATGGAAAAGTATCGCGCTCTTCAATTGCTTGGTGGACAATCAAACATTACTGATTATTTCAAAAATATCGAGTCTTGTATTGAAGAAGAGTTTGGTAATTTCCAAGTGAAACCCACTTCTAAAGTTCTATTAGTTGGCTCTGGAGCTTTTCCGATGACGCCACTATTGATTGCAAAAAAAACAGGAGCAGAGGTTATTGGTATTGATATTGACGACGAAGCCATCGAGCTAGGTGGAGAAGTATTACGCATACTAGGTGACGGACTGAATGTGCGAGTTCAAAATAGTCAACTGGACCAGTTAGAGTGCTTAAAAGATATTACCCACGTTATTTTCAGCTCTACTGTGAAGGAAAAATACGACTTATTAGATCAGCTATATAATCTAACGAGAGATGAAATAACGATTGCTATGAGATATGGTAACGACTTAAAATCACTGTTTAACTATCCACTTAAAGAAGTCAATAGCGAAAAGTGGATGCTCGTTGAACAGGTGTTGCGTCCGAATCAAGTTTTTGATATCGCGCTTTATCAAAAACAAAGAAAGGGTGAAGCAGTTGAAGTCGTTTAA
- a CDS encoding opine metallophore biosynthesis dehydrogenase, whose protein sequence is MKSFKNVLVLGTGPTALQLGLNFKKALSSRVGIAGRTSVRSEKFFASLAEHGHLVQVAVQNRKHEKMQGQFIVDDIFFQYEEVVGEWDTLILAVTTDAYLDVLTSLHKNTLKDVKAVILISPTLGSNYLVHHYMKQFNPQVEVISFSTYFGDTRWLSSYPSNQVLTTAVKKKIYLGSTNSSSEAVEKLVNLYKQLNLTIEVMKTPIEAETRNISLYVHPPLFMNEFSLSYIFKEEKHLKYVYKMYPEGPITPSLIKNMLNQWKEIMSIISRLNVKQLNLLKFMTEDNYPVRRESLSLHDIEKFSELESIHQEYLLYVRYASLLVDPFSEPDQHGRYFDFSAVPLQTVFVNKEQKFDIPRMPKEDYYRLKMIQAIARYVECDCPTIDQFLTAYKEKVRAFSEAYEDVKLSAAFSNLAFEDDISMIYQALDKQIVKQ, encoded by the coding sequence TTGAAGTCGTTTAAGAATGTTTTGGTGTTGGGAACTGGACCAACCGCTTTACAGCTAGGATTAAACTTTAAGAAAGCTTTAAGCAGTAGAGTTGGTATTGCAGGAAGGACTTCTGTGCGTTCAGAAAAATTTTTTGCTTCCTTAGCTGAACACGGTCATCTCGTTCAGGTAGCTGTTCAAAATCGAAAGCATGAAAAGATGCAGGGGCAATTTATAGTTGATGATATATTTTTTCAGTATGAAGAAGTGGTTGGAGAATGGGATACGCTTATTTTAGCCGTCACAACTGATGCATATCTAGACGTATTAACCTCGCTTCATAAAAATACGTTAAAAGATGTGAAGGCCGTTATATTAATATCACCGACTCTTGGCTCAAATTACTTAGTACATCACTATATGAAACAGTTTAACCCTCAGGTTGAGGTCATTAGTTTTTCTACATACTTTGGAGATACACGTTGGTTAAGCTCTTATCCTTCAAATCAAGTGTTAACAACGGCTGTAAAAAAGAAGATTTACTTAGGCTCTACGAACTCTTCGTCTGAAGCGGTTGAAAAGCTTGTTAATCTGTACAAACAGTTAAATTTAACAATTGAAGTAATGAAAACACCGATTGAAGCAGAGACGAGAAACATTTCTCTATACGTGCATCCTCCTTTGTTTATGAATGAATTTTCACTCAGCTATATTTTTAAAGAGGAAAAGCATCTGAAATACGTATATAAAATGTATCCAGAAGGGCCGATTACGCCTTCATTAATTAAGAATATGCTCAATCAATGGAAAGAAATTATGAGCATTATTTCAAGGCTTAACGTTAAACAATTGAATTTACTGAAATTTATGACGGAAGATAATTATCCTGTACGAAGAGAAAGTTTGTCTTTACACGATATCGAAAAGTTCAGTGAGTTAGAGAGTATTCACCAAGAATATTTGCTGTATGTACGATATGCATCTTTACTCGTCGATCCATTCTCAGAGCCCGACCAACATGGGCGCTACTTCGACTTTTCAGCAGTTCCGCTTCAAACCGTATTTGTGAATAAAGAACAAAAGTTTGATATTCCACGAATGCCTAAAGAGGATTATTATCGGCTGAAAATGATTCAAGCAATCGCTAGATACGTAGAGTGTGATTGTCCAACTATTGATCAGTTTTTAACAGCGTATAAAGAGAAAGTAAGGGCATTCTCAGAAGCTTATGAAGATGTAAAGCTTTCAGCCGCATTTTCAAATTTAGCATTTGAAGATGATATAAGCATGATTTATCAAGCTCTTGATAAACAAATAGTAAAACAATAG
- the nikA gene encoding nickel ABC transporter substrate-binding protein codes for MKKRKSFTLAVLTCAALLATSACSDNEKASTSATNKNEITYATSKDINDMNPHLYPGAMSAQGMVYESLVENTEEGIKPLLAESWEVSKDGKTYTFKLREGVKFHDGAPFNAEAVKKNIDAVQQNAETHSWIKLSTKIVSCNVVDDYTIELVLSEPYYPTLVELSMTRPYVFISPNDFKNDGTKDGVDGYHGTGPYVLKKHKVDNYATFERNESYWNGKPEVKTITAKVLPQGDTTFLALQKGEVNFVFTDDRGADSIDVKAMQQLVDSGDYQLVRSQQMNTKMVVANSSKSTSPVSETAVREAIWYAIDRKTISETIFEGTETPANTLFSKNVNYADVDLKKRGYDVKKAKALLSEAGWKEDKQTGIRTKDNQLLSMTLYYDSNSASQKTQAEFIQNALKEIGVEIKLTGEESTSIANRRAAGDYDLLFNQTWGLAYDPQSTIAAFTSDASYLHTTKGIVHADELYKKIEQVMTSTTEDERKKLYADILTIVHDEAVFIPITNGNVTVVAPENLKGISFKQTQYELPFEQMKFEK; via the coding sequence GTGAAAAAAAGAAAATCATTTACACTAGCAGTGCTTACATGTGCAGCTTTACTTGCTACAAGTGCATGCAGTGACAACGAAAAAGCTAGTACAAGTGCAACAAATAAAAATGAAATTACCTATGCAACATCCAAGGACATTAACGATATGAATCCACACCTTTATCCAGGTGCAATGTCAGCACAAGGAATGGTGTATGAATCACTTGTAGAAAATACGGAAGAAGGAATTAAACCGCTTCTTGCAGAATCTTGGGAGGTTTCAAAAGACGGTAAAACCTACACATTCAAGCTTAGAGAGGGTGTAAAGTTCCATGATGGAGCACCGTTTAATGCAGAAGCAGTTAAGAAAAATATTGATGCGGTGCAGCAAAATGCAGAAACACACTCATGGATTAAGCTATCTACTAAAATCGTAAGCTGTAACGTGGTAGATGACTATACGATTGAACTTGTTTTATCAGAGCCATATTATCCGACATTAGTTGAATTATCTATGACGCGACCTTATGTTTTTATCTCACCGAATGATTTTAAAAATGATGGAACAAAAGATGGTGTAGATGGTTATCATGGAACGGGTCCATATGTTCTAAAAAAGCATAAGGTGGACAACTACGCAACATTTGAAAGAAACGAAAGTTACTGGAATGGAAAGCCAGAAGTTAAGACAATTACTGCTAAAGTCCTTCCCCAAGGAGACACGACGTTTTTAGCATTGCAAAAAGGTGAAGTGAACTTTGTCTTTACGGATGACCGGGGTGCAGACAGCATTGATGTAAAAGCAATGCAACAGCTTGTTGATTCAGGTGATTATCAGCTCGTTAGAAGTCAACAAATGAATACAAAAATGGTTGTAGCCAACAGCAGTAAATCAACTAGTCCAGTAAGTGAAACAGCAGTTCGTGAAGCAATTTGGTATGCGATTGACCGTAAAACAATTAGCGAAACCATTTTTGAGGGTACAGAAACTCCAGCCAATACTTTGTTTTCTAAAAATGTTAATTATGCAGATGTAGATCTTAAGAAGCGTGGCTACGATGTGAAAAAAGCTAAAGCACTTTTAAGTGAAGCAGGCTGGAAAGAAGATAAACAAACCGGTATTCGCACAAAAGATAACCAGCTGCTTTCAATGACGCTTTATTATGACAGCAACTCTGCGTCTCAAAAAACGCAGGCTGAGTTTATTCAAAATGCACTTAAAGAAATTGGAGTAGAAATTAAGTTGACGGGAGAAGAGTCAACGTCAATAGCAAACCGAAGAGCAGCAGGAGACTATGACTTACTATTTAACCAAACGTGGGGATTAGCTTATGACCCTCAAAGTACTATTGCTGCGTTTACTTCAGATGCCTCTTATTTGCATACAACAAAGGGAATTGTTCACGCCGATGAGCTATACAAAAAAATTGAACAAGTAATGACGTCAACTACTGAAGATGAGCGGAAGAAGCTATATGCTGATATTTTAACGATTGTGCATGATGAAGCGGTGTTTATTCCAATTACAAACGGAAACGTAACCGTAGTAGCTCCAGAAAATTTAAAAGGAATTTCGTTTAAACAAACTCAGTATGAACTACCGTTTGAACAGATGAAGTTTGAAAAGTAA
- a CDS encoding ABC transporter permease gives MGVYVVKRLLLMIPLLFIISFLTFVLINLSPEDPAKLVLQAQDVPVITDELIAQTRQELGLNNPFIIQYLNWLASCLQLDFGNSYVKDETVWVLLGPAFFNTLKLTLVSSVVIISSSIILGIVCALTEGRLLDRFIRGTFFFLSALPAYLIGIVMVWYFSVTLDLLPTSGLESYKSYILPVSVIAFTHIGLYFRTVRSAMLANLNEDYVLYARASGLSEKKIIAAVLKNSLQVSISIFCMSIPLILGGTVVIENVFAWPGLGSLSIKSILSRDFPVIQAYVLIIAVAFVVFNTISDIVNTALNPKLRIGE, from the coding sequence ATGGGTGTATATGTTGTAAAAAGGCTGCTGTTAATGATTCCGCTGCTGTTTATTATTTCGTTTCTAACATTTGTACTAATCAATTTATCTCCCGAAGATCCTGCTAAATTAGTTTTGCAAGCGCAAGATGTTCCAGTGATTACTGATGAGCTTATCGCTCAAACAAGGCAAGAGCTAGGGCTTAATAATCCTTTTATCATTCAATACTTAAACTGGCTCGCTTCGTGTCTTCAATTGGATTTCGGAAATTCTTATGTTAAGGATGAAACTGTTTGGGTGCTCTTAGGGCCGGCTTTTTTTAATACGTTAAAATTAACGCTCGTTTCATCAGTAGTCATTATTAGTTCTTCCATCATTTTGGGCATTGTCTGTGCATTAACAGAAGGCAGATTACTGGATCGTTTTATTAGAGGGACATTCTTTTTCTTATCAGCACTTCCAGCATATCTAATCGGCATAGTAATGGTTTGGTATTTTTCCGTTACGCTTGATTTGCTTCCAACAAGCGGACTTGAATCGTACAAAAGTTATATTTTGCCTGTTTCGGTAATTGCCTTTACTCATATCGGACTATACTTTCGCACTGTGCGTAGCGCTATGCTCGCAAACCTAAACGAAGATTATGTTTTGTACGCTAGAGCTTCGGGGTTATCTGAGAAAAAAATCATAGCCGCTGTCTTAAAAAATTCTCTTCAAGTATCCATCTCGATTTTTTGTATGTCCATTCCGCTTATCTTAGGTGGGACGGTTGTTATTGAAAATGTGTTTGCATGGCCAGGGCTAGGTAGTTTAAGCATCAAGTCCATTTTAAGCAGGGACTTTCCTGTTATTCAAGCATACGTACTCATTATCGCGGTGGCTTTTGTTGTGTTTAATACAATCTCAGACATTGTTAACACAGCGTTAAACCCGAAGCTAAGGATTGGTGAATAG